A section of the Elizabethkingia anophelis R26 genome encodes:
- a CDS encoding sulfite exporter TauE/SafE family protein: protein MGKQKFLYFSGHYTKLLTGDIYMTESFVLLMLLGFGIGTLGTLIGAGGGFILVPILILFYPDLSPESITAISMAVVAANASVGSMAYMRTKRIDYKAGIIFALATIPGSILGVLTTKHIPKHQFDNIFGIVLIILSIFLFLRGGKEKKNNSEKKVTGRIHQKITDKYGETYEYIYNMKYGIALSIFVGFFSPLLGIGGGIIHVPAMVEWLQFPVHIATATSHFILAIMSTVSVIVHYFEGSYNDPKIIKMIAALILGVIPGAFLGAYFSRKVKGKFIIKALAISLALVGIRILIASMHLL, encoded by the coding sequence TTGGGAAAACAAAAATTTCTGTATTTTAGCGGCCATTACACTAAACTACTTACAGGAGACATTTACATGACAGAAAGCTTTGTACTTTTAATGCTATTAGGATTTGGTATCGGAACTTTAGGAACATTAATCGGAGCCGGTGGAGGCTTTATTCTCGTTCCTATTCTTATTCTCTTTTATCCGGATCTGTCACCGGAAAGCATTACAGCAATCTCTATGGCTGTAGTAGCTGCCAATGCCTCTGTAGGTTCCATGGCTTACATGCGTACCAAAAGAATAGATTATAAGGCAGGAATAATCTTCGCACTGGCTACTATCCCCGGATCTATATTAGGAGTACTGACCACCAAGCATATTCCGAAACATCAGTTTGATAATATTTTTGGTATTGTACTCATTATACTTTCGATATTTCTTTTTCTGAGAGGTGGAAAAGAGAAAAAGAACAATAGTGAAAAGAAAGTTACGGGCAGAATTCATCAGAAAATCACCGATAAGTATGGTGAAACCTATGAATATATCTACAATATGAAGTATGGTATAGCCCTCAGCATATTTGTAGGTTTCTTTTCCCCTCTTCTGGGAATTGGCGGAGGTATTATCCATGTACCAGCTATGGTGGAATGGTTGCAGTTCCCCGTGCATATAGCTACTGCAACATCGCATTTTATTCTGGCGATTATGTCTACAGTAAGCGTTATAGTACACTATTTCGAAGGTAGCTACAATGATCCTAAGATTATTAAGATGATCGCTGCTCTTATTTTGGGTGTTATTCCCGGAGCTTTCCTGGGTGCTTATTTCTCCAGAAAAGTAAAAGGTAAGTTTATTATAAAGGCGCTGGCTATTTCACTGGCTCTAGTAGGCATCCGCATTCTTATTGCCAGTATGCACCTCCTATAA